Proteins co-encoded in one Kocuria flava genomic window:
- a CDS encoding IS5 family transposase (programmed frameshift) yields the protein MVDDRLWELIAPLIPPQPPPRGPGGRPRIEDRAALEGILFVLHTGCRWRDLPPALGCGSGHTAWRRLRQWQGAGVWEKLHRAVLEELSEQEILDWSRASIDAVSVRAKKGGELTGPNPTDRGKPGTKYHLLTDAAGLPLHVLASAANVHDSKLFEPLLETNPSVRGRRRRPGRPRRRPEKLHADKGYDYPRCRRYLHRRGIKVRIARRGIEAKTHLGRHRWVVERTISWVLRFKRLGIRYDRTAATLLPLLLLAVTLINFRRLRQVEEL from the exons ATGGTCGATGACCGTCTGTGGGAGCTGATCGCCCCGCTGATCCCACCCCAGCCACCACCTCGAGGGCCCGGGGGGCGACCCCGGATCGAGGACCGGGCGGCACTGGAGGGGATCCTGTTCGTGCTGCACACCGGGTGCCGTTGGCGGGACCTGCCCCCGGCCCTGGGCTGCGGGTCCGGGCACACCGCCTGGCGCCGGCTCAGGCAGTGGCAGGGGGCCGGGGTGTGGGAGAAGCTGCACCGGGCAGTGCTCGAGGAGCTCTCCGAGCAGGAGATCCTCGACTGGTCGCGGGCCAGTATCGACGCGGTGTCCGTACGTGCCA AAAAGGGGGGCGAGCTGACCGGCCCGAACCCCACCGACCGCGGGAAACCGGGGACGAAGTACCACCTGCTCACCGACGCGGCCGGGCTGCCCCTGCATGTGCTGGCCTCAGCCGCAAACGTCCACGACAGCAAACTCTTCGAGCCGTTGCTGGAGACCAACCCGAGTGTGCGTGGCCGGCGAAGGCGTCCGGGGCGGCCCCGCCGCCGGCCGGAGAAGCTGCACGCGGACAAGGGCTACGACTACCCGAGGTGCCGCCGCTACCTGCACCGGCGAGGCATCAAGGTCCGGATCGCCCGGCGCGGAATCGAGGCCAAGACCCACCTGGGCCGGCACCGCTGGGTCGTGGAGCGCACCATCTCCTGGGTCCTGCGGTTCAAGCGTCTCGGGATCCGTTACGACCGCACTGCAGCCACGCTGCTCCCGCTGCTCTTGCTCGCCGTCACGCTCATCAACTTCCGCCGACTGCGTCAGGTAGAAGAGTTATGA
- a CDS encoding IS701 family transposase yields the protein MSEDVAVAEVRQWAEGLEEVAELIGGRFARAEPRANAMAYLQGLLSGAERKNSWTISEQAGHATPDAMQRLLSTTDWDPDALRDDLRAYVVSYLGDSDGVLVVDETGFLKKGTRSAGVARQYSGTAGRTENCQVGVFLTYATQSGRTFLDRELYLPRAWTEDSDRCAAAGIPEERGFATKPELAATMLERAVAAHVPAAWVTADTVYGQAWAFRRAVEETGLHYVLGVPASQAVWPKAGPLAFHQVRARELIASLPAQTWRVRAAGDGAKGPRRYGWARVRVNGMLDPVGEYWLLARRSLTDPTELAYYLCFAPPRVSLAELARIAGTRWAIEETFQTAKGQTGLDQYQVRQYTGWYRHITLAMLAHVFLTVTRARAAAKRGATPAETASSSP from the coding sequence ATGAGCGAGGACGTGGCGGTGGCCGAGGTTCGGCAGTGGGCCGAGGGTCTGGAGGAAGTCGCGGAGCTGATCGGTGGGCGGTTCGCGAGGGCGGAGCCGCGGGCCAACGCGATGGCCTACCTGCAGGGGTTGCTCTCAGGTGCGGAGCGGAAGAACTCGTGGACGATCTCGGAGCAGGCCGGCCACGCCACCCCGGATGCGATGCAGCGGTTGCTCTCGACCACGGACTGGGACCCGGACGCGCTGCGCGATGACCTGCGCGCCTACGTGGTGTCCTATCTCGGGGACTCGGACGGGGTGCTGGTGGTGGACGAAACAGGGTTCCTCAAGAAAGGAACCCGCTCGGCCGGGGTCGCCCGGCAGTACTCGGGCACGGCAGGGCGGACGGAGAACTGCCAGGTCGGGGTGTTCCTCACCTACGCCACCCAGTCCGGGCGGACGTTCCTGGACCGGGAGTTGTATCTGCCCAGGGCCTGGACCGAGGACTCCGACCGTTGCGCTGCCGCGGGCATCCCGGAGGAACGGGGCTTCGCCACGAAGCCGGAACTGGCCGCGACCATGCTGGAACGGGCGGTGGCCGCCCATGTACCGGCCGCATGGGTGACCGCCGATACCGTCTACGGCCAGGCCTGGGCCTTCCGCCGGGCCGTGGAGGAGACCGGGCTGCACTACGTGCTGGGCGTGCCGGCCAGCCAGGCCGTGTGGCCGAAGGCCGGGCCCCTGGCCTTCCACCAGGTGCGGGCCAGGGAGCTGATCGCGTCCTTGCCGGCCCAGACTTGGCGGGTGCGCGCGGCCGGGGACGGCGCCAAAGGGCCCCGCCGCTACGGATGGGCCCGGGTGCGGGTCAACGGGATGCTCGACCCGGTCGGTGAGTACTGGCTGCTGGCCCGCCGGTCTCTCACGGATCCCACCGAGCTCGCCTACTACCTGTGCTTCGCCCCGCCCAGGGTGAGCCTGGCCGAACTGGCCCGGATCGCCGGAACCCGGTGGGCCATCGAGGAGACCTTCCAGACCGCCAAGGGCCAAACCGGACTCGACCAGTACCAGGTGCGCCAGTACACCGGGTGGTACCGCCACATCACCTTGGCGATGCTCGCCCACGTTTTCCTCACCGTCACCCGCGCCCGGGCAGCGGCAAAAAGGGGGGCCACCCCGGCGGAGACAGCCAGCTCATCGCCTTGA
- a CDS encoding Lsr2 dimerization domain-containing protein, whose translation MSRKTIELLVDDLDGTVPEPGEGTTVTFGLDKRIYEIDLSSSHAQKLHDALPP comes from the coding sequence ATGAGTAGGAAGACCATCGAACTACTCGTGGACGATCTCGACGGCACGGTGCCCGAACCCGGCGAGGGGACGACAGTCACATTCGGGCTCGACAAGCGGATCTATGAGATTGACCTCTCCAGCAGTCACGCTCAAAAGCTACACGACGCACTGCCCCCTTAG
- a CDS encoding helix-turn-helix domain-containing protein codes for MDIRSRSESSRPDLVSLTEAADQFGVSVKTLRRRIADGTIHGYRVGRLIRVDLDELHDRLLVEIPSVR; via the coding sequence ATGGACATTCGCAGTCGATCAGAATCGTCGAGACCCGACTTGGTGTCGTTGACGGAAGCGGCAGACCAGTTTGGCGTCTCGGTCAAGACGCTGCGGCGCAGAATCGCAGACGGAACCATCCATGGTTATCGGGTCGGACGCCTGATCCGTGTTGACCTGGACGAGCTGCATGACCGCCTACTCGTCGAGATCCCGTCGGTGAGATGA
- a CDS encoding tyrosine-type recombinase/integrase — protein sequence MSTTKKRETAPKRETWGSLRKLPSGRWQARYPAPDGQMHSARTEDDKPLTFLTKTDARTWLASVHTKIAQGEWEPPSVVAARRRAEAEAEEARSIGFTEYAERWIEFIRLEPTRGGKKRAIATVRSYKSKVTGYLIPEFGDTEIRHIDLARIRVMTHRLDQIPAPLNPKSKFNGITRPVLIVLMMILRQAARDGIIPAAPPISIPKQESVRHDHDHDPEDDVASPEQVEALYEATPDLYSIMVLLAAWCQLRRGECLGLQRRDIQWHDDGTATLHVRRQFNANTGAMSDPKSEAGKRALSVPRIMVERLKEHLRDNVAPEAKVPVVPTNVRGSVPLSHTKWGHLWGDARDTAKSVPPGFRFHDLRHTGLTLFAQEGATLAELMRRGGHADMRVVLRYQHSTMTRDRELANRMSDRVDAQLAA from the coding sequence ATGAGCACCACGAAGAAGCGTGAGACGGCGCCGAAGCGCGAGACCTGGGGGAGCCTTCGGAAGCTCCCGTCAGGACGGTGGCAGGCGCGCTACCCGGCCCCAGACGGGCAGATGCACTCGGCCCGCACGGAGGACGACAAGCCGTTGACGTTCCTCACCAAGACCGACGCTCGCACGTGGCTCGCCAGCGTGCACACGAAGATCGCGCAGGGAGAATGGGAGCCACCCTCGGTCGTCGCGGCTCGGCGTCGAGCGGAAGCGGAAGCCGAGGAAGCGAGGTCGATCGGTTTCACCGAGTACGCCGAGCGCTGGATCGAATTCATTCGCCTCGAACCGACACGCGGGGGAAAGAAGCGGGCGATCGCCACGGTGCGTTCCTACAAGAGCAAGGTCACCGGATACCTGATTCCCGAGTTCGGCGACACGGAGATCCGACACATTGACCTGGCTCGCATTCGGGTCATGACCCATCGTCTGGATCAGATTCCGGCGCCGCTGAATCCGAAGTCGAAGTTCAACGGCATCACCCGTCCGGTGCTGATCGTGCTCATGATGATCCTGCGACAGGCAGCTCGAGACGGGATTATTCCGGCGGCACCTCCCATTTCGATCCCCAAGCAGGAATCGGTACGGCATGATCACGATCATGATCCAGAGGATGACGTTGCAAGTCCGGAACAGGTCGAAGCCCTCTACGAGGCGACGCCGGATCTGTACTCGATCATGGTCCTGCTTGCCGCTTGGTGCCAGCTGCGCCGTGGCGAGTGCCTCGGACTGCAGCGCCGGGACATCCAGTGGCATGACGACGGAACCGCCACTCTGCATGTGCGCCGGCAGTTCAACGCGAACACGGGCGCTATGTCGGATCCGAAGAGCGAGGCTGGCAAGCGAGCCTTGAGCGTTCCGCGGATCATGGTGGAGCGTCTCAAGGAACATCTGCGAGACAACGTCGCGCCCGAAGCGAAGGTTCCAGTCGTTCCTACCAACGTCCGCGGCAGCGTGCCGCTGTCACACACCAAGTGGGGGCATCTCTGGGGTGACGCCCGCGATACGGCCAAGAGCGTGCCGCCGGGATTCCGGTTCCATGACCTTCGGCACACCGGCCTGACCCTCTTTGCACAAGAGGGTGCGACGCTGGCTGAGTTGATGCGCCGAGGCGGCCATGCTGACATGCGGGTCGTGCTCCGCTACCAGCATTCCACGATGACTCGTGACCGGGAGCTGGCCAATCGGATGAGTGACCGCGTCGATGCTCAGCTTGCCGCCTAG